From a single Paenibacillus sp. FSL W8-0426 genomic region:
- a CDS encoding GNAT family N-acetyltransferase → MNHYDPNRLTDGVLRAAVKEDAAQVIPLLVQAIDDIAYALAGEGDHEQAMHILRQLYEQEDTRISYRNVTVMEREGHVAGILVAYDGGDADRLDQSILNRPGRSKDEKYRLGKETRPGEYYLDTLSVDQAYQGQGIGKALMAAFEEQARALGHSRTALIVERDNDRARMLYERQGYVKDDVLIISGHEYDHMVKPIE, encoded by the coding sequence ATGAACCATTACGATCCGAACAGGTTGACTGACGGGGTACTGCGGGCTGCGGTCAAGGAAGACGCTGCACAGGTGATTCCGCTTTTGGTGCAAGCGATCGATGATATTGCGTACGCCTTGGCGGGCGAAGGGGATCACGAGCAGGCCATGCACATTTTGCGGCAGCTTTACGAGCAGGAGGACACACGAATCAGCTATCGCAACGTAACCGTGATGGAACGCGAAGGCCATGTTGCGGGCATTCTCGTTGCCTATGACGGCGGAGATGCGGACCGGCTCGATCAGTCGATTCTGAACCGCCCGGGCCGCAGCAAAGACGAGAAGTATCGGCTTGGGAAAGAAACCCGGCCCGGTGAATACTACCTCGACACGTTATCCGTGGACCAGGCCTATCAAGGGCAAGGCATCGGAAAGGCGCTCATGGCTGCTTTCGAAGAGCAGGCCAGGGCGCTCGGGCATTCGCGGACAGCGTTAATCGTGGAACGAGACAATGACCGGGCCAGAATGCTGTATGAACGGCAGGGGTACGTCAAAGACGACGTCTTAATCATTTCGGGTCATGAGTATGACCACATGGTCAAGCCGATCGAATAA
- a CDS encoding copper amine oxidase N-terminal domain-containing protein, translating into MKKAGGNQVKKVMSALAVSAMLMSALPAPAIDAAAPISIYINDSALKAPQPPVMKAGRVLVPLRSIFEGLDANVQYTNKTKTIKATRGDQEVILKLGSKTAYINGELTYLDVPASTIKGNTMVPIRFVSEAFGEKVYWNSRMQRVDIKTTTTPPPVDNTSYAAWNIYGTVSGNNGDGRDVTVSFTRPASENGVSEYRVMLVKTRDVNSFNESAATAVPSSNYTRVVPNGTNPKLTLNAQTRDVNGDLLSTTETYRLYVLTVGGSGNNYKNALAWSSQALKLSSVKTEVQAVNSLKIADVSDYGDGRDLEISFNQPSNTSNITYYRAFVVKAKDASSFNLAAANKVSSSNSTIIYKNNTTSVTSKLSSTSRDTSGELIKNGTSYVVYIMSVSANTASAESKLSTVSSSLTLGANTAAAPVITQVLDNSDYGDGRDIRVSFNRVSDESKVGSYRIFVVRNSVAGSFNLTTASNLSSSLYYQVNKTGGNITVSLPSNMRDTSGYSVTNLQDYRIYVMAVGNQQNNYTNALSSSSSVLRLATNANAPAVTNVAVADVSDYGDGRDLRVSFNRPSSEDNIASYRIYVVRNGNTGSFNLSAANASNNYIQVNKTGGNQSLTLPYYAVDTNGYTLTNGVSYRVFVMSVSTSGNTSQNALSSSSASITLSQNSAIAAPTNVVASDVGDSGNGSDLQVSFTRSVDETNVNHYRVFVVKADRAGSFNLSTANAINSANYTYVSKTGNNPTLKLSGTARDTDGQAIRNDVSYRVFVLAVNTNTSIANALSSGSTALTLTSVKAVSPATNVNVTVKNTGQAGNASDVTFNFSKPADESGISGYKAFIVPAGQVSSFNVASAERIGSYVDIAKSNAGSAIQLNSGHVDINGGTLVPGTKYNIFVMSVADSPARTSVLSAPSQEFTILAKAAEPVVADKVSGVSATVNNATTSIDVSFNRATNQTGISRYDVYLVRQGDTLNLGNTNIAGAVQTNSENPAFNITSSMKDSEGRPIEAGKSYSVYVVSVANGQAATVSSISSPSNSVQFPSAPANPAGSGNSDSPAPAITPPATAAPESGTP; encoded by the coding sequence ATGAAGAAAGCAGGAGGAAACCAAGTCAAAAAGGTGATGTCCGCACTGGCCGTTTCGGCCATGCTGATGTCCGCATTGCCAGCGCCGGCCATTGATGCCGCAGCACCGATCAGCATTTACATCAACGATTCCGCGCTAAAGGCGCCGCAGCCGCCGGTCATGAAGGCAGGACGGGTGCTCGTGCCGCTCCGGTCCATCTTCGAAGGGCTGGATGCCAACGTGCAGTATACCAACAAAACCAAAACGATCAAGGCGACCCGCGGCGATCAGGAGGTCATCCTGAAGCTTGGTTCCAAGACGGCTTACATCAACGGGGAGCTGACCTATCTTGACGTGCCTGCGAGCACGATCAAAGGCAATACGATGGTGCCGATCCGCTTCGTAAGCGAGGCATTCGGAGAAAAAGTGTACTGGAATTCCCGCATGCAGCGCGTGGATATCAAAACGACGACAACACCGCCGCCAGTGGATAACACTTCGTATGCTGCCTGGAACATTTATGGTACCGTATCCGGAAACAATGGGGATGGTCGCGATGTGACCGTAAGTTTTACGCGTCCTGCTTCCGAGAACGGGGTATCCGAATACCGCGTCATGCTGGTTAAAACGCGCGACGTCAACAGTTTTAACGAATCGGCTGCCACGGCGGTGCCTTCCAGCAATTACACGCGGGTCGTTCCGAACGGCACCAATCCGAAGCTGACGCTGAATGCGCAGACCCGTGACGTCAACGGCGATCTGCTCTCGACGACAGAAACCTATCGTCTGTACGTGCTTACGGTGGGCGGCAGCGGCAACAACTATAAAAACGCTCTTGCCTGGTCTTCGCAGGCGTTGAAACTGTCCAGCGTGAAGACGGAAGTTCAAGCGGTGAACAGCCTCAAAATTGCCGATGTAAGTGACTATGGTGACGGACGCGATCTGGAGATCAGTTTCAATCAGCCGTCCAACACGTCCAATATTACGTATTACCGCGCTTTTGTCGTTAAAGCGAAGGATGCGTCTTCGTTTAATCTGGCAGCAGCAAACAAGGTTTCGAGTTCCAACTCTACGATCATTTATAAGAACAACACGACATCGGTGACAAGCAAGCTGTCTTCCACGTCGCGGGATACATCCGGGGAATTGATCAAAAACGGCACGTCCTATGTGGTGTACATCATGTCGGTAAGTGCGAACACCGCATCGGCGGAAAGCAAATTATCCACCGTTTCATCGTCCCTGACACTGGGCGCGAATACGGCTGCCGCACCGGTCATTACGCAGGTTTTGGACAATTCCGATTATGGCGACGGCCGCGACATTCGAGTGAGCTTTAACCGGGTATCCGACGAATCCAAAGTTGGAAGCTACCGTATTTTCGTAGTGCGCAACTCCGTAGCCGGCAGCTTTAATTTGACCACGGCCAGCAATTTGTCATCCAGCCTCTATTATCAAGTGAACAAAACGGGCGGCAACATCACCGTCTCGCTGCCTTCCAACATGAGGGATACCAGCGGGTACAGCGTAACGAATTTGCAGGATTATCGCATTTACGTCATGGCGGTAGGCAACCAACAGAACAATTATACCAACGCGTTGTCTTCCTCGTCGTCGGTGTTGAGGCTGGCCACGAATGCCAATGCCCCTGCGGTAACCAACGTGGCGGTAGCAGACGTGAGCGATTACGGGGACGGCCGCGATTTACGGGTATCGTTCAATCGGCCTTCTAGTGAAGACAATATCGCTTCCTATCGGATCTATGTTGTACGTAATGGAAATACCGGCAGCTTTAATCTGAGTGCAGCAAATGCGTCCAATAACTATATCCAAGTGAACAAAACGGGCGGCAATCAATCATTGACGCTGCCGTATTACGCAGTAGATACAAATGGCTATACCCTGACTAATGGAGTAAGCTACCGCGTATTCGTCATGTCGGTGAGCACGAGCGGCAATACGAGCCAAAACGCGCTCTCCTCGTCATCGGCAAGCATTACATTATCGCAAAACTCAGCTATAGCAGCACCGACTAACGTGGTGGCTTCCGATGTGGGCGATAGCGGTAACGGCAGTGACTTGCAGGTGTCCTTTACTCGTTCCGTAGATGAAACAAATGTGAATCATTATCGCGTTTTCGTGGTGAAGGCGGATAGAGCCGGCAGTTTCAACCTGTCGACGGCGAATGCCATCAATAGTGCCAATTATACGTATGTGAGCAAAACCGGGAATAACCCGACTTTGAAGTTGTCCGGCACAGCCAGGGATACAGACGGTCAGGCGATCAGAAACGATGTGAGTTACCGTGTGTTTGTGCTCGCGGTCAATACCAATACATCGATTGCCAATGCCCTGTCCTCAGGGTCAACTGCGCTGACGCTGACGTCGGTTAAGGCCGTTTCGCCAGCAACCAATGTGAATGTGACCGTTAAAAATACAGGGCAGGCCGGTAATGCCTCCGATGTCACATTCAACTTCAGCAAACCTGCTGATGAATCGGGAATTTCGGGATATAAGGCGTTTATCGTTCCCGCAGGCCAGGTGAGTTCGTTCAATGTGGCCTCTGCGGAAAGAATCGGCAGCTATGTGGATATTGCCAAGTCGAATGCGGGGTCAGCTATTCAACTGAATAGCGGCCATGTGGATATTAATGGAGGCACATTGGTTCCTGGAACCAAGTACAACATTTTCGTCATGTCCGTTGCGGATAGTCCTGCTCGCACTTCTGTCCTGTCGGCTCCTTCCCAGGAGTTTACGATTCTTGCCAAAGCGGCAGAGCCGGTGGTTGCGGATAAGGTCTCGGGCGTTTCAGCTACCGTGAATAATGCGACGACTTCTATCGATGTAAGCTTCAACAGAGCAACGAATCAAACGGGGATTTCAAGGTACGACGTTTACCTCGTCAGACAAGGCGATACGTTGAATCTGGGCAATACCAACATCGCCGGAGCAGTGCAAACGAATAGCGAAAACCCTGCTTTTAACATAACAAGCAGCATGAAGGATTCGGAAGGCAGACCGATTGAGGCAGGAAAATCCTACTCCGTATATGTCGTGAGTGTCGCCAACGGGCAAGCAGCTACAGTGAGCTCCATATCGAGTCCTTCCAATTCGGTGCAGTTTCCTTCCGCCCCTGCCAATCCAGCAGGAAGCGGGAACAGCGATTCTCCGGCTCCCGCTATAACTCCGCCTGCAACTGCAGCGCCGGAATCCGGGACGCCTTAA
- a CDS encoding AraC family transcriptional regulator — MLAFRLSRLPDARLPLYLYCVGTHEERALIRADGFPVYQLFLSRSGEGQLNVSGEGTWKVTAGQLFVLAPDKGYEYCPRFKTDWELGYIGIGGDAAASILRAAGLLQSGPRTLHDFEQFWSRMTALWHSLNQGLGPDACWEVSAMLYQLILDLSRWIDGEPENAAKRTGRVAKPAIQAGLQHLGQSDPRQEAFDRAVDLMHMHYRDDLLLKHVAEAVGYSVQHLNRIFHQKHGITGHQYMQRLRLRKAADWLNEHPHASVKQAAETIGMEVNYFIRMFKREFGETPGRSHSHARE, encoded by the coding sequence ATGCTTGCATTTCGCTTGAGTAGGCTGCCGGATGCCCGGCTGCCTTTATATCTGTATTGCGTAGGTACCCATGAAGAGAGAGCGCTGATCAGAGCGGATGGCTTCCCGGTGTACCAACTGTTTTTGTCGCGGAGCGGAGAAGGGCAGCTTAACGTTTCCGGTGAGGGGACGTGGAAGGTAACCGCAGGACAATTGTTCGTGTTGGCCCCTGACAAGGGTTATGAGTATTGCCCGCGTTTCAAAACCGATTGGGAGCTGGGGTACATCGGCATCGGGGGCGATGCGGCAGCTTCCATCCTGCGGGCCGCAGGTTTGTTGCAATCGGGGCCCCGAACGCTGCATGATTTCGAGCAATTCTGGTCAAGAATGACGGCGCTATGGCACTCCTTGAATCAAGGTTTGGGACCGGATGCGTGTTGGGAAGTTTCGGCCATGCTGTACCAGCTCATTCTGGACTTGTCGCGTTGGATCGATGGGGAGCCAGAGAATGCAGCCAAGAGAACGGGACGGGTTGCCAAACCGGCAATCCAAGCAGGACTCCAGCATCTCGGCCAGTCTGACCCAAGGCAGGAGGCCTTTGACCGGGCGGTCGACTTGATGCATATGCATTACAGGGATGATTTGCTCCTGAAACATGTTGCGGAGGCCGTCGGCTATTCGGTGCAGCATCTTAACCGGATTTTCCATCAAAAGCATGGTATAACGGGACACCAGTACATGCAGCGCCTGCGTTTGCGCAAGGCGGCGGATTGGCTGAACGAGCATCCGCATGCCAGCGTGAAGCAGGCCGCCGAGACGATCGGCATGGAAGTGAACTATTTTATCCGCATGTTCAAGCGGGAATTCGGGGAGACGCCGGGAAGATCCCACAGCCACGCAAGAGAATGA